One segment of Paenibacillus rhizovicinus DNA contains the following:
- the hpt gene encoding hypoxanthine phosphoribosyltransferase produces MLNDIQEVLYDANQIQQKVQELGDTISREFEGRNPLVICVLKGAFIFMADLVKTITIPLEIDFMAVSSYGQSTKTSGVVKIIKDLDASVQGRDVLIVEDIIDSGLTLSYLIDVLERRNAKSITLVTLFDKPAGRKVELEADYKGFVLPDAFVVGYGLDYAEQYRNLPIIGILKPEVYEK; encoded by the coding sequence TTGCTGAACGACATTCAAGAGGTGCTTTACGACGCAAACCAAATTCAGCAGAAGGTACAAGAGCTTGGCGACACCATCAGCCGTGAGTTTGAGGGACGCAATCCGCTTGTTATCTGCGTGCTCAAGGGCGCGTTTATTTTTATGGCGGATTTGGTGAAGACCATTACGATTCCGCTCGAGATCGATTTCATGGCTGTATCCAGCTACGGACAATCGACCAAGACCAGCGGCGTTGTCAAAATCATCAAGGACCTTGACGCTTCGGTGCAGGGACGCGACGTGCTCATTGTTGAAGATATCATCGACAGCGGGCTTACGCTCAGCTACCTCATTGACGTGCTTGAGCGCCGCAACGCCAAGTCCATCACGCTTGTCACGCTGTTTGATAAACCGGCGGGACGCAAGGTGGAGTTGGAAGCGGACTATAAAGGTTTTGTGCTCCCTGACGCCTTCGTCGTCGGGTATGGGCTCGATTACGCGGAGCAATACCGCAATTTGCCGATCATCGGCATCTTGAAGCCCGAGGTTTACGAGAAGTAA
- the tilS gene encoding tRNA lysidine(34) synthetase TilS yields the protein MDEWLGELEELAREEGLWTPGDTVVVAVSGGPDSMALLHLLHRLSGRERLSLVAAHVDHGFRGEESAREAESVRQFSAALGIPCESTYIDMPAYIEESRMNSQAASREKRYAFLHGVAHTYGAARIALAHHADDQAETVLMRVVRGTGLGGLAGIPISRFEKNVELIRPLLRKYKADILRYCDLWAIPYSQDSSNGQRHYFRNLVRLDILPYLSAFNPQLPQSLVRLAELAAAEDDWLAQETKAVYERHVLPHREGCQLNRKALLGLHVALQRRLIKLILNYIGLETESTSFDSIETIRHAASERGAATWNFDAGGGIRFVREYDNLLFVRSDREERSSEGYAYAVMEGATALRLPEAEGILTFEETSAASVRRPGNRLEALFDADVIQYPLTIRNRRPGDRMAVLGLNGTKKVQDMFVDDRVAPSRREVLPIVVDANGFVLWIPGIRRSNVATVADSTKRVIRMKAQFASDFTG from the coding sequence GTGGATGAATGGTTGGGCGAGCTCGAGGAGCTTGCCAGGGAAGAAGGTCTCTGGACGCCGGGGGATACGGTGGTGGTGGCCGTCTCTGGCGGTCCGGATTCCATGGCGCTGCTCCATCTGCTTCACCGTCTTTCCGGGCGGGAGCGCCTGAGCTTGGTTGCCGCCCATGTCGATCACGGATTTCGCGGGGAGGAATCGGCGCGCGAAGCCGAGTCGGTCAGGCAGTTCTCCGCCGCGCTTGGCATTCCTTGCGAATCTACCTATATCGATATGCCTGCTTATATAGAAGAATCGCGTATGAACAGCCAGGCCGCTTCGCGCGAGAAACGGTATGCATTCCTTCATGGCGTCGCCCATACATACGGCGCAGCGCGCATTGCGCTTGCCCATCATGCCGACGATCAAGCGGAGACGGTGCTCATGCGCGTCGTGCGCGGAACCGGTCTCGGCGGGCTTGCCGGCATCCCGATTTCAAGATTCGAAAAAAACGTGGAACTTATTCGGCCGCTTTTGCGTAAATACAAGGCAGACATCCTGCGCTACTGCGATTTGTGGGCCATCCCGTACAGCCAAGATAGCAGCAATGGACAACGGCATTATTTTCGCAACCTTGTCCGATTGGATATCCTGCCTTACTTGTCGGCGTTTAACCCGCAGCTCCCGCAGTCGCTCGTCCGATTGGCGGAGCTTGCAGCGGCCGAGGACGACTGGCTGGCGCAAGAAACGAAGGCGGTTTACGAACGCCATGTCCTGCCGCACCGCGAGGGATGCCAATTGAACCGCAAAGCGCTGCTCGGTCTGCACGTCGCTTTACAAAGGAGATTGATTAAACTAATATTGAACTATATTGGCTTGGAAACGGAATCCACTTCTTTCGACAGCATTGAAACGATACGGCACGCAGCTTCCGAACGCGGAGCCGCGACGTGGAACTTCGATGCAGGCGGCGGAATCCGATTCGTGCGCGAGTACGACAATTTGCTTTTCGTCCGTTCCGATCGGGAAGAGAGATCATCGGAAGGATATGCTTACGCGGTGATGGAAGGCGCAACGGCCTTGCGGCTGCCCGAGGCAGAAGGAATTTTGACGTTCGAAGAAACTTCGGCTGCATCCGTGCGGAGACCGGGAAACCGGCTTGAAGCGCTGTTCGACGCCGACGTCATTCAATACCCGCTCACGATACGAAACCGACGACCCGGGGACCGTATGGCGGTGCTTGGTTTAAACGGCACCAAAAAAGTACAAGATATGTTCGTTGATGATCGTGTTGCTCCCTCGCGCCGCGAGGTGCTGCCGATTGTTGTCGACGCCAATGGATTTGTGTTATGGATTCCGGGCATTCGGAGATCGAACGTGGCCACAGTCGCCGATTCGACAAAACGCGTCATTCGCATGAAAGCGCAGTTTGCGTCGGATTTTACCGGCTGA
- the nadA gene encoding quinolinate synthase NadA: MEALALERKAEQNRELRERLMQLKKERNAIILAHYYQRDEIQEVADFRGDSFLLAQKAAETDADVIVFCGVHFMGESAKILAPNKTVIIPDERAGCPMADMVNVDGLRKLKAQHPNAKVVTYINSSAEIKAETDICCTSANAVRVVNSVDSDEIIWVPDKNLGHYVQQKTDKKMIIWEGYCNTHDMLTVKDVEEMKAKYPNAQFVVHPECRPEVVELGDFVGSTTAIIKYCKESDCQEFIVGTEDGTGYQLRLDSPNKTFHFATKYLVCPNMKVNNLKKLVKCLETMQPQIYVPEDVASKARLSLERMLQVK; the protein is encoded by the coding sequence ATGGAAGCATTAGCTCTCGAGCGGAAAGCGGAGCAAAACCGCGAACTGCGGGAACGTTTGATGCAGCTGAAGAAAGAACGCAACGCCATTATACTTGCCCATTATTATCAGCGTGACGAAATTCAGGAAGTAGCCGATTTTCGGGGGGACTCGTTCCTGCTTGCTCAGAAGGCAGCGGAAACCGATGCCGATGTTATCGTATTTTGCGGCGTTCACTTTATGGGTGAGAGCGCCAAGATCCTGGCACCGAACAAGACCGTTATCATTCCCGATGAGCGCGCGGGCTGCCCAATGGCCGACATGGTAAACGTCGATGGCCTGCGTAAGCTGAAAGCCCAGCATCCGAACGCGAAAGTGGTAACCTACATCAATTCCTCCGCGGAAATCAAAGCGGAAACGGATATTTGCTGTACGTCGGCCAATGCTGTGCGCGTCGTGAACTCCGTCGATTCCGATGAAATCATCTGGGTGCCGGATAAGAACCTGGGCCACTACGTCCAGCAGAAAACCGACAAGAAGATGATTATTTGGGAAGGCTATTGCAACACGCATGACATGCTGACGGTGAAAGACGTTGAAGAAATGAAGGCGAAGTATCCGAACGCGCAATTCGTCGTACATCCGGAATGCCGTCCTGAAGTCGTGGAGCTTGGCGATTTTGTCGGCAGCACGACCGCTATTATTAAATATTGCAAAGAGTCCGACTGCCAAGAGTTCATCGTCGGCACGGAAGACGGTACCGGGTATCAGCTTCGTCTGGACAGCCCGAACAAAACGTTCCATTTTGCAACGAAATATTTGGTTTGCCCGAACATGAAGGTCAACAATCTTAAGAAGCTCGTGAAATGCCTGGAGACGATGCAGCCGCAAATTTACGTACCAGAAGATGTCGCCAGCAAAGCTCGTCTATCCTTAGAGCGCATGCTGCAGGTGAAGTAA
- a CDS encoding serine/threonine protein kinase: MTTSFDWSLPRGTLIRGKWKQGAYRVERPLGEGANGKVFLVERQRYLYALKIGADAADLQSEVNVLQSIAKQKQKQGRSGAFLVDVDDYQATDGKDYPFYVMRYIKGMTLGDYLQRQGKEWFPVVGFHLLGKLAELHEAGWAFGDLKVENVIVADYGRPELVDYGGATAFGKGVRQFTEIYDRGYWNAGSRTANADYDLFSFAVLCVQLHEGRRLAQLTAGLLPQTRTQEELAKLAATSPQLRPMSGWLRKALYGEFGNAREAAAAWQQWMHRPSRERSDSGAPAPRWMKGLFALSAIVLATTVYWLLRSGL; the protein is encoded by the coding sequence GTGACTACGTCGTTTGATTGGAGCCTCCCCCGCGGCACGCTGATCCGGGGCAAATGGAAGCAGGGCGCCTACCGGGTTGAGAGGCCGCTCGGCGAAGGCGCCAACGGCAAGGTGTTTTTGGTAGAACGGCAGCGGTATTTATATGCTTTGAAGATCGGCGCCGATGCCGCTGACCTGCAATCCGAAGTGAACGTGCTCCAATCCATCGCCAAGCAGAAGCAAAAGCAGGGCAGGTCCGGCGCGTTTCTTGTCGACGTGGACGACTATCAGGCAACGGACGGGAAGGACTATCCCTTCTATGTCATGCGATATATTAAAGGCATGACGCTGGGCGATTATTTGCAACGCCAGGGCAAGGAATGGTTCCCCGTCGTCGGATTTCATCTGCTAGGCAAACTGGCGGAACTGCACGAAGCGGGCTGGGCCTTCGGCGACTTGAAGGTCGAGAACGTCATCGTCGCCGATTACGGGCGGCCGGAGCTCGTCGATTACGGCGGCGCCACCGCCTTCGGCAAAGGCGTTCGGCAGTTTACCGAGATCTACGACCGCGGCTATTGGAATGCGGGCTCGCGCACGGCGAATGCGGACTATGATCTGTTCTCGTTCGCCGTTCTTTGCGTGCAGCTGCATGAAGGCCGCAGGCTGGCGCAGCTGACGGCCGGTCTGCTTCCGCAGACGCGGACGCAGGAGGAGCTGGCGAAGCTCGCGGCGACGAGCCCGCAGCTTAGACCCATGAGCGGCTGGCTGCGCAAGGCGCTCTACGGCGAGTTCGGCAATGCGCGCGAAGCGGCCGCCGCCTGGCAGCAGTGGATGCACCGGCCGAGCCGCGAGCGCAGCGATTCCGGCGCGCCCGCCCCGCGCTGGATGAAGGGACTGTTCGCGTTATCGGCGATCGTGCTGGCAACGACGGTGTATTGGTTGCTGCGTTCGGGGCTGTAA
- a CDS encoding vWA domain-containing protein encodes MKQILLVTDGCSNVGVSPVIAAAQAYAAGITVNVVGVVDQGDLVEFGTAEIEEIAKAGGGLSRLSHTRQLSQTVQMLTRKTVVQTIQHAVHRELKQVLGASSIEELPPEKRGEVVRVIDELSETSKLSVALLIDASASMKPKLHAVEEAIRDLAISLKSRQGGSELSVFHFPGSSYGEDCRMDLDWTTDISGVNAIFPRLQMRGTTPTGPAILHVIDFYHKADYGSRKNDETDGMMSDYVV; translated from the coding sequence ATGAAGCAGATTCTATTAGTGACCGACGGGTGTTCCAATGTCGGTGTCAGTCCTGTTATTGCGGCAGCTCAAGCTTATGCCGCCGGCATTACGGTCAATGTCGTTGGTGTCGTCGATCAAGGCGACCTTGTCGAATTCGGTACGGCGGAGATCGAGGAAATCGCCAAAGCCGGCGGCGGCCTAAGCAGGCTTTCGCATACGCGCCAGCTGTCCCAGACGGTGCAGATGCTGACGCGCAAAACCGTCGTGCAAACCATCCAGCATGCGGTGCATCGCGAGCTGAAACAAGTGCTTGGCGCCTCTTCCATCGAAGAGCTTCCGCCGGAGAAACGCGGCGAAGTCGTACGCGTCATCGACGAGCTTAGCGAGACGAGCAAGCTGAGCGTGGCGCTTCTGATCGACGCCAGCGCCAGCATGAAGCCGAAGCTGCATGCCGTCGAAGAAGCGATTCGGGATTTGGCCATCAGTTTGAAATCGCGGCAGGGCGGCAGCGAACTGTCGGTATTCCATTTCCCCGGTTCCTCCTACGGCGAGGACTGCAGGATGGATCTGGATTGGACGACGGACATCAGCGGCGTGAACGCGATCTTCCCGCGTTTGCAGATGCGCGGCACGACGCCGACGGGGCCGGCGATTTTGCATGTCATTGATTTTTACCATAAAGCCGATTATGGTAGTAGGAAGAATGATGAAACGGACGGGATGATGAGTGACTACGTCGTTTGA
- the ftsH gene encoding ATP-dependent zinc metalloprotease FtsH: MNRIIRNTGFYLIIFLVTVGIFQFISSQNDSSTGLSYDQFRTELQNNNIAKLEYQFDGYSYLITGEYRKKPADSDSNQFYTHSNVEEFVVKEVYDAQAKNGFVIKSKPMEGQSIWLTFLTSIIPFVIIFILFFFLINQAQGGGGKVMNFGKSRARLYNEEKKRVTFEDVAGADEEKQELVEVVEFLKDPRKFAAVGARIPKGVLLNGPPGTGKTLLARAVAGEAGVPFFSISGSDFVEMFVGVGASRVRDLFENAKKNAPCIIFIDEIDAVGRQRGAGLGGGHDEREQTLNQLLVEMDGFGANEGIIIVAATNRPDILDPALLRPGRFDRQITVDRPDVKGREAVLKVHARNKPLTRDVKLDVIAKRTTGFTGADLENLLNEAALLAARRNKKDIGMLEVDDAIDRVIVGTEKRSRVVSDREKRIVAYHEAGHTIVGYFLEHADQVHKVTIIPRGKAGGYVIMLPKDGDRMLATKQELLDKITGLLGGRVAEEVFIGEIGTGAYSDFKQATSIVRAMIMEYGMSDKLGPMQFGSSQGQVFLGRDIGHEQNYSDAIAYEIDQEMQSIIQDCYARAKKLLTEKSKEVHLIAQTLLSEETLEIEQIKRLIESGSIAGDTGGDGSTGGPVSASEEPKGEPIIDTIGGVKVRIQSKEAGDIAPPIDPDSGNDNGTPQS; this comes from the coding sequence ATGAATCGGATCATCCGCAATACTGGCTTTTATTTGATTATTTTTTTGGTGACCGTCGGGATCTTCCAATTTATCAGCAGCCAAAACGATTCCAGCACTGGACTGAGCTACGACCAATTTAGGACGGAACTTCAGAACAACAATATCGCGAAGCTGGAATATCAATTCGACGGGTACTCGTACTTGATTACGGGTGAGTACAGGAAGAAGCCGGCAGACTCAGACTCCAACCAATTCTATACCCACTCCAACGTCGAAGAGTTCGTAGTCAAGGAAGTTTACGATGCGCAGGCTAAGAACGGATTCGTGATCAAGAGCAAGCCGATGGAGGGCCAAAGCATTTGGCTGACCTTCCTGACATCGATCATTCCGTTCGTCATTATCTTCATCCTGTTCTTCTTCCTTATCAATCAAGCTCAAGGCGGCGGCGGCAAAGTAATGAACTTTGGCAAGAGCCGAGCCCGTCTATATAACGAAGAGAAGAAACGCGTCACGTTCGAAGACGTGGCGGGTGCCGACGAAGAGAAACAAGAACTGGTCGAAGTGGTCGAGTTCTTGAAGGATCCCCGCAAGTTCGCGGCCGTCGGAGCAAGAATTCCGAAGGGCGTCTTGCTAAACGGACCTCCGGGAACGGGTAAAACGCTTCTTGCTCGCGCGGTTGCGGGCGAAGCGGGCGTGCCGTTCTTCAGCATCTCCGGATCCGACTTCGTCGAAATGTTCGTCGGCGTCGGCGCTTCCCGCGTACGCGACCTGTTCGAGAACGCGAAGAAGAACGCGCCATGTATTATCTTTATCGATGAGATCGATGCCGTCGGACGTCAGCGCGGCGCCGGACTTGGCGGGGGCCATGACGAGCGCGAACAAACGCTTAATCAGCTCCTCGTTGAAATGGACGGCTTCGGCGCGAACGAAGGCATCATCATCGTAGCGGCAACGAACCGTCCGGATATTCTTGACCCGGCGCTTCTCCGTCCAGGCCGTTTCGACCGTCAAATTACGGTTGACCGCCCGGATGTGAAAGGCCGCGAAGCGGTACTGAAAGTCCATGCGCGCAACAAACCGCTCACTCGCGACGTGAAACTTGACGTTATCGCGAAACGTACGACCGGCTTTACCGGTGCGGATCTGGAGAACCTGCTGAACGAAGCAGCGCTTCTTGCGGCACGCCGCAACAAGAAAGACATCGGCATGCTGGAAGTGGACGATGCCATCGACCGCGTCATTGTCGGTACGGAGAAACGCAGCCGTGTCGTCAGCGACCGCGAGAAACGAATCGTCGCTTACCACGAAGCCGGGCATACGATTGTCGGCTACTTCTTGGAGCATGCGGATCAAGTGCATAAAGTTACGATTATCCCGCGGGGTAAAGCAGGCGGCTACGTCATCATGCTTCCTAAAGATGGCGACCGTATGCTGGCAACCAAGCAGGAGCTGTTGGATAAAATCACGGGATTGCTTGGCGGACGCGTTGCCGAGGAAGTATTCATCGGCGAAATCGGCACAGGCGCTTACAGCGACTTCAAACAAGCGACGAGCATCGTGCGCGCCATGATCATGGAATACGGCATGAGCGACAAGCTGGGCCCTATGCAGTTCGGCAGCTCTCAAGGTCAAGTGTTCTTGGGCAGAGACATCGGACATGAGCAGAACTACTCCGATGCCATCGCATACGAGATCGACCAAGAGATGCAGTCCATCATTCAAGACTGCTACGCGAGAGCGAAGAAGCTGCTCACCGAGAAGAGCAAAGAAGTGCATCTCATTGCACAGACATTGCTCAGCGAAGAGACGCTCGAAATCGAGCAAATCAAGCGCCTGATCGAGAGCGGTTCGATTGCAGGAGACACGGGCGGAGACGGATCTACTGGTGGACCGGTATCTGCATCCGAAGAGCCAAAAGGCGAGCCGATCATCGATACGATCGGCGGTGTGAAAGTGCGCATCCAATCGAAGGAAGCTGGCGATATCGCCCCTCCGATCGATCCGGACAGCGGCAACGACAACGGCACGCCGCAGTCGTAA
- the nadC gene encoding carboxylating nicotinate-nucleotide diphosphorylase codes for MFETTLAAAGGVSADEVRAHIRAWLAEDIGTGDITSWATIPAGTQSKAIIHMKDSGIMAGIPIARLVFEVVDATLEFRPLATDGDAVTKGDVIAEVEGSTHSILTGERLALNLMQRLSGIATKTRAFVDVLEGLPTRLVDTRKTTPGHRMLEKYAVRVGGGFNHRFGLYDAVMIKDNHIKGSGGITGAVNAARHAIPHTMKIEVETESLEQVEEALACGADIIMLDNMPHDRMRQATAMIKARAPHVIVEASGNVRLDTVRAIAECGVDVISVGGLTYSFQSLDISLDLHGKKGGVTA; via the coding sequence ATGTTTGAAACAACGTTGGCTGCAGCTGGAGGCGTTAGCGCAGACGAAGTACGCGCGCATATTCGGGCTTGGCTTGCTGAGGATATAGGAACAGGCGATATTACGAGCTGGGCGACGATTCCTGCGGGGACTCAATCGAAGGCGATTATTCACATGAAGGATTCCGGCATTATGGCCGGCATTCCGATTGCTCGCTTGGTATTTGAAGTCGTTGATGCGACGCTTGAATTCCGTCCGCTCGCGACTGACGGGGATGCCGTTACGAAAGGCGACGTCATTGCTGAAGTGGAAGGCAGCACGCACAGCATTCTCACCGGGGAGCGGCTTGCGCTGAACCTGATGCAGCGGCTGTCTGGTATTGCGACCAAGACCCGTGCATTCGTGGATGTCTTGGAAGGCTTGCCGACTCGTTTAGTCGATACGCGCAAGACAACGCCGGGACATCGTATGCTGGAGAAGTATGCGGTTCGGGTCGGCGGCGGTTTCAATCACCGTTTCGGCCTATACGATGCCGTTATGATCAAAGACAATCATATCAAGGGTTCGGGCGGTATTACAGGCGCAGTAAACGCCGCGCGTCACGCGATTCCTCACACGATGAAAATCGAAGTTGAGACCGAGTCGCTGGAGCAGGTTGAAGAAGCACTCGCTTGCGGCGCCGACATTATTATGCTCGACAATATGCCGCATGATCGGATGCGCCAAGCGACGGCGATGATTAAAGCCCGTGCCCCGCATGTGATCGTCGAAGCATCGGGTAACGTCCGTCTGGATACGGTTCGCGCCATCGCGGAATGCGGCGTAGACGTAATTTCGGTAGGCGGCCTGACCTATTCGTTCCAATCCTTGGACATCAGTCTGGATTTGCACGGTAAGAAGGGAGGCGTCACCGCTTGA
- a CDS encoding type III pantothenate kinase: MIAVVDVGNTNIVLGIYEGRKLLYHWRLSTNRSATVDEYGIMIHNLFQIANVKLDQIQGVIISSVVPPLMRTLEQLSLKYLRKSPLVVGPGIKTGLNIRYENPREVGADRIVNSVAGIEKYGAPLIVVDFGTATTFDYIDADSNYLGGAIVPGIGISTEALYQRAAKLPRIELVRPKSVIGRNPVTSMQAGIIFGYAGQVDGIVNRIRKEFNVNPRVIATGGLADLIAAESETIEEVDPLLTLEGLRMIYERNQD, encoded by the coding sequence TTGATCGCTGTCGTCGACGTAGGCAATACGAATATCGTGCTCGGCATTTACGAAGGCCGAAAGCTGCTTTATCATTGGCGCCTCAGCACGAACCGTTCGGCAACTGTGGACGAATACGGCATTATGATCCACAACTTGTTCCAGATCGCTAACGTGAAGCTGGATCAAATTCAAGGTGTCATTATTTCTTCCGTAGTGCCTCCGCTTATGCGTACGCTGGAACAATTGAGTTTGAAGTATCTGAGGAAATCCCCGCTCGTCGTCGGCCCCGGCATTAAGACTGGCCTGAATATTCGCTACGAGAATCCGCGCGAAGTAGGTGCTGACCGGATCGTTAATTCCGTGGCAGGCATCGAGAAGTACGGCGCGCCGCTCATCGTAGTCGATTTCGGGACGGCGACGACGTTCGATTACATCGATGCGGACAGCAACTATTTGGGCGGCGCGATCGTGCCGGGCATTGGGATTTCGACGGAGGCGCTGTATCAGCGCGCCGCGAAGCTGCCTCGAATCGAACTGGTCAGACCGAAGAGCGTCATCGGCCGGAACCCCGTTACCTCCATGCAAGCCGGTATTATTTTCGGATATGCGGGTCAAGTGGACGGTATCGTGAATCGCATTCGCAAAGAATTTAACGTCAACCCGCGCGTCATTGCTACCGGAGGACTGGCTGATCTCATCGCAGCCGAATCGGAGACGATCGAAGAGGTGGATCCGCTGCTGACGCTGGAAGGCCTTCGGATGATTTACGAGCGAAATCAAGACTAA
- the nadB gene encoding L-aspartate oxidase has translation MIPRYLVDAQLEELPVIYKDVIVIGAGIAGLFTAIKASDDNEVLMITKKSLLDSNTRYAQGGIAAVISEDDSPAYHRQDTLIAGAGLCSAEAVDVLVHEGTMGVEDLVRMGTKFDVENGEFALTKEGAHSQRRILHANGDATGFEIVRALSEKAVANPRIEVWDDHFVIDLITDDNVCVGALVQKPDGQRLIVRGKATILCSGGTGQLYRYTTNPEVATGDGIAMAYRAGADIRDMEFVQFHPTSLCYPGAPRFLISEAVRGEGAVLRNIRGERFMEKYHEQLELAPRDVVARAIVSEMEATKSTFVFLDVTHESADMVRHRFPNIYEFCLNFGLDLTTDWIPVAPAAHYMMGGVKTDLNGETNLSRLFACGECSSTGVHGANRLASNSLSEAIVFGRRIVERINSLTPLDEGDIHLHMDSLARSEAPIQAVVEKRLKLQKIMVRYAGLNRNAHGLIKGAEELNRLSSIFRSVISKREEYEFANLLTCAMLTTKGAITREESRGAHSREDFPERDDLVWRKHVVLNREHGLTEERIEHV, from the coding sequence ATGATTCCACGTTACCTTGTCGACGCGCAGCTCGAGGAGCTGCCGGTTATTTATAAAGACGTTATTGTAATCGGGGCCGGCATCGCCGGTCTTTTTACCGCTATTAAAGCAAGCGATGACAATGAAGTATTGATGATTACGAAGAAATCGCTGCTCGACAGCAACACCAGATATGCCCAAGGCGGTATCGCGGCCGTCATCTCGGAGGACGATTCGCCCGCTTATCATCGCCAAGATACTCTGATCGCAGGGGCCGGACTTTGTTCTGCCGAAGCGGTGGACGTGCTTGTGCATGAGGGCACGATGGGCGTTGAAGATTTGGTGCGGATGGGTACCAAGTTCGATGTCGAGAATGGCGAATTCGCGCTAACCAAAGAGGGAGCGCACAGCCAGCGGCGCATTTTGCATGCCAACGGCGATGCCACCGGATTCGAGATCGTTCGTGCACTATCGGAGAAAGCGGTGGCCAACCCCCGCATCGAGGTGTGGGACGATCATTTTGTCATAGATTTGATTACGGATGATAACGTATGCGTGGGCGCGCTGGTTCAGAAGCCGGACGGGCAGCGTCTTATCGTGCGCGGCAAAGCGACGATTCTATGTTCCGGCGGTACGGGGCAGTTGTATCGTTATACGACGAACCCGGAAGTCGCCACAGGAGACGGGATCGCGATGGCTTACCGTGCAGGGGCCGATATTCGCGATATGGAATTCGTTCAATTCCATCCGACGTCGCTCTGTTATCCGGGCGCTCCGCGCTTTCTTATTTCGGAAGCGGTTCGCGGCGAAGGCGCCGTGCTGCGCAATATTCGCGGCGAACGGTTCATGGAGAAATACCATGAGCAGCTGGAGCTTGCACCGCGCGATGTCGTGGCACGGGCGATCGTCAGCGAGATGGAAGCAACGAAGTCGACGTTCGTGTTCTTGGACGTGACGCATGAATCGGCAGATATGGTCAGACACCGGTTTCCGAATATTTATGAGTTCTGCTTGAATTTCGGGCTTGATTTAACGACAGACTGGATTCCCGTCGCGCCTGCGGCGCATTATATGATGGGTGGCGTCAAAACCGATTTGAACGGCGAAACTAATTTGTCCCGCTTGTTCGCTTGCGGCGAGTGCTCATCGACGGGCGTTCATGGAGCGAATCGGCTTGCGAGCAATTCGTTGTCCGAAGCGATCGTCTTCGGCCGCCGGATCGTCGAACGGATCAATTCGCTGACGCCGCTTGACGAGGGCGACATTCACCTTCATATGGATTCGCTGGCGCGCAGCGAGGCTCCCATTCAAGCGGTCGTGGAGAAGCGGCTGAAGCTGCAGAAGATCATGGTGCGTTACGCCGGCTTGAACCGGAATGCGCATGGGTTGATTAAAGGAGCCGAAGAGCTTAATCGGCTCAGCTCGATTTTCCGCTCGGTCATCTCGAAGCGCGAGGAGTACGAATTTGCGAATTTGCTCACCTGCGCGATGTTGACGACGAAGGGCGCGATTACCCGTGAAGAGAGCCGGGGTGCGCATAGCCGCGAGGATTTTCCGGAACGGGACGATTTGGTTTGGCGCAAGCACGTCGTGCTCAATCGCGAACACGGCTTAACAGAGGAGCGGATTGAACATGTTTGA